The Zeugodacus cucurbitae isolate PBARC_wt_2022May chromosome 4, idZeuCucr1.2, whole genome shotgun sequence genome includes the window ccaaaaagaaagagtgaagccccgttcaataaattgatttttattcaggAGAAAAGGTTGGAATTAGAAGTTAAGAAAATAgaattagaaaaagaaaaagaaaagaatgaggtcgagttgaaaagaattgaactgaataatcaattagaaatgaaaagaattgaaactgaatcagaaaaagaaaccaaactggaaattgaaaaactgaaaCTTGCTAGTGAAGAAcgcattaaaatgtttgaaatagagttaaagttaaaatcaaaataaatgtgaaactttAAGAGATTTCACATGGtacttttttcgcaaatttaaaagatctcatagcaaaatacatgtatatttgaatgtaactaAATGTTAATAGGCACAgaagcactttttatttttctgtaaataaaagcatatattaatggattttaaagatatgtaaacatgagtttcaatactttatttttaagtttccatTAGTGATAACAATGAAAGGCGCTTAGATGCACCTTCAACTGTTGGTAAGTTTTGATCCCCAGGCTCGTCGACTTCACTGTTTTCACTAATGCTTTCTTCGTCAACATCAAAACCACcgtcgttttcttttaatataatattgtgcaatatcgcACAAACTAATATCCACCGGCATGCAAACTTTACCGAATTATCactctttatttgaattttgagttcTTTCAAGCTATTAAAACGTTCTTTCAATAAACCAAAGCAATGCTCAATTCTTATTCGGTACTGGCTGAACGTTCTGTTGAACAGAATTCGTTGATTCAAGGTGCCTTCCGTTGCGTTTATTCTAAAAGGAGTAATAAGGGTCGaagttaatttatatgcactgtCTGCAGCTAACCACTCTGATCCTGTTAGCATTTCAGTGGCGTTTGTGGATAGCTCGCAATTGTTGTATATCCTAGCGTCGTGAACACTACCGGGATACCCCAATACCATATGACGAATTACTAGTTTGTGGTCACACACACATTGAGccttaagtgaatatatatgcttgcgagaaaaatatgcttcgcaatctacaGTGGGTTTTTCCGCCAATTTTATCTCCGTTCCATCTACGTAGCCAACACAATGTGGTAGCTCACTGAGTGTTTGAACAACTAAAGCTCTACGCTCTACAGGGTCCGGCCAAAACAGAAACTGAGTTTTCCTTTTAATAATTGCATCAAATACCCTGTTGGTCATGACctattgagaaatttaaaatacagctgaaacacaaattttaaccgatacatatgtaaatagctcaCCTGTATTACTCCACCATCGCTAATACCAAACAAActagcaattttagtaattgttgCTCCTTCTCCACATGAACCCAGTCGGTACATTACTACAGCCAATTGAATTTGGATAGGAAACTGTTTACATGAACGTGGACCATTGAACACTTCGTCATCCTTTATCAGATCAATGATAAAATCAAATGTGGTTTTGCTGACTCGCACAATTTCTCGAAACCTGTTTTCATCCAAATGCggtaatacatctattaaaaagTTGGGTGATTTTGGGACAGAATGATGAACAAATGTAGATCCATATCTAAAATATGCAGCAGCTGCCAATGCAAAGCTAAAGTCTTCCATAATTTCATCTTCctttttgcgttggatttctgaaatcatttatatatttatgtatatatgcgcctTTAAAAAATGTAGCATTGACGCAAAACAATTACCGTCATGTTTTCCAAACAGCTCCaacattaacaaatcaaatactagtgatttttcgcaaagttgaataaattttgctttttcgctaactttcggcattttaatattttgacacccaaacagctgtttaatacataaataagtggcaTTTACACAAAGAATTTGAAGTGCGTTCATGTAACACACtgcgtatttgcataaatttatgcgaTGGGTAACATTAcacgtttaaacgaataccctttatataaaatatgtagacaaatttcaataacttttcttaggcgttacgatatacttcaagaataccaatttaggaacgaaacgacgataagaacgacgactattaaaacgacttaagaacgcctattttggtattcctgttggcgttaacgacatttatcgaaaaaaaaattgagattccccaatttgaaacgactatagaaacgacatagaaacagtcgttttttgtcgttgctttaattgtgagcgacatagaaacgacgcggttgtttgagggaatatttaaagtgaagatgaaaattccaaatcggaaacagtttgaaatattaatttctgaaatggaaaaatatcctgcataggccaaagactttagaaaagggataaatccttttaatttcgattttttctcaaaaaaaaaacttaatccattccaccgccatctctcgtcggaaattgttggcattaataaaattgcgttTTTATTTCTAAGAGTATATTTAACCCTAGAAGGTCATCGCTATTTTTATAACGTAGAGGTCATCCCTCGTCGATTCGACGACGGCATTACTCAAAGTCCTTAATATATTATCCTACCTATTAAAACCaactaaaatcaatatattcacattacctggtttatatatcttctaaataaaacaatatcaaacagtttttcttaaatcttttatgaaataaataaaattttcacagctctgattcattcggcttttgtacaaaataaaaactcgcgtcgtcgaaacgacgaggcatgactttccagggttaagacattaaaattcaaaacgaagaaataaatagtactccaacaagacaagaggagttaataaacagataccaatgtctcctttggctggaccactaggtagagtagtcggattagccagaagcaagaagtataaaatatttaagaagaaagtttggaggacgcagTTTTGAGGAAGAAGTAGtggtttcttttaaaaaatcaaataaagatggaagactaacattgttgtaattacagtgataacgttgtttagagtcaatagagaatagcataaaatccattaaggactgctttaaaaatgtgtctcgttacataagaaagaaatttttatatgggaaaagagagCCGTAAAGTATACTATAGAAAATATGTacacaaatttcgataacttttcttaggcgttacgatatacttcaagaataccaatttaggaacgaaacgacgataagaacgacaacgacttagaaacgactattaaaacgacaacgacaacggggaTAGGGCCGAATGAGTAGTTATGTCGAATGAGTAGttattcggccctattcccgttgtcgttgtcgttgtcgttttaatagtcgtcgtcgttcttatttttaaagcagtccttaatggattttatgctattctatattgactctaaacaacgttatcactttaattgttttacttaagtacaacaatgttagtcttccatctttatttgattttttaaaagaagtagtggtgacatctgcgtcctccaaacttttttctaaaatatgttatacttccagcgtctcatgctccttgctccttgcaaaggagacatgggtatctgtttattaactcctcctcttgttggagtaatatttttttcttcgttttgaattttaagagcTTTCATATCTTAgatatattcttaaatattaaaaatgcagttttattaatgccaacaatttccgacgagagatggcggtggaatggatttatttttttttaaaaaaaaaaaatatccctcccaaaaaatcgaaatttaaagtatttatcccttttctaaagtctttggcatatgcaggatatttttccatttcagaaattaaaatttcaaactatttccgatttggaattttcatcttcacttcaaatattccttcaaacaaccgcgtcgtttctatgtcgctcacaattatagcaacgacaaaaaacgtctgtttctatgtcgtttctatagtcgtttcaaattggggaatctcaatttattttcgataaatgtcgttaacgccaacaggaatgccaaataggcgtttttaagtcgttttaaaacgataacgacaacgggaataggggcgaataTTCTTGTCTACGTTAAACACAACAGAGTTATCACCGTCATTACCATATTGGCTAAAAGACGTCCACTACTCTACAAAGTAGTTATCAAGTGAACAGCCCATTCAGCTCTAAAATTGCCATTGAATATGCAGCGCATGAAACTCGTTTgcttaaacaatttttagaGGCTTTAGATAAAACCATAAAAGATCTACGGAACAACCAAAACCAATTTGTTGGTGCATTGATTTTATTATCAgtagattttcggaaaatattgCAAGTGGTTCCACGTTCTACGCCAGCTGTCATCCAGTTGTGGAAACCATggataatatgatacgaaactcttctcttatgcttgttgagagagcccatgaactcattttttatgttggcaacaaagccagatcatgggctactgaacagctgacattcaaaatgacgagctaccactaagaatcccgcagaaataaataatgtaatagttcGTTTTTTATAcgataagtttttttgtgattttggattactattaacttttatttaaatggagttaatatgtgtatattatttaagaaacggtGGCTATTTGTACCAAACTAATATACGTTCTTTAGCAGTGTTAAATGCCATTTACGTAAATATATTTCTGGgtacaaattttctcttaaacttTAAGGGAATATATTAAggtgtatatttgtttataaaatataaataaatacatgttgctaaaatatttgcagaaaagtaagctacatttttgtttatgttgacttataatatgtacgatttttaaatattataatattttattatatttatgtgtagatgtttattgtttatcttaaaatatatatttataagtgtatgTGTTGGCATAATATTGGTTAAGAGGTCTCTATTAAGCGTaaattgcaaaccaataaatactcaagaaatcgaataaaaatctcctaacttatgttttcccgcagtggcaccactgccaaatgttataaaaaatgcggactttgacagctctctcacgaatgaaagagtttcgtatcatgttatcTTTGGTGGAAACAAGTGAATGTATTGCATTTAAGTGAGCATATGCGTGTCATGTTGCAAAATTATCTATCTAGACTCTAGAGTAATGTTCTCTAAACAACTCATAGATATCGGAAATGGCAAATTTCCTATAGATGTACTGACGGGCTACATCACTTTTCCTGAGAGTTTTTGTcaagcaagtaaagccagccagcattgggtctggaccttaaATACATATAGGCTGTTCACGGTAAGGTGGTTATCGGGTTATGtgattatttgattaaaaataaccTCGATGCTCCGTGAACATCCTATGTAtggttatttgcttatttttacacaaacagctgttcattgtttacaattttagttcaatgaaattcctacttataaaatgcataaacaaagtttaaaaagcaaaataatcgaatttaaaataagttttgctATTCAGGAAATGGACTTTATTGAAGGTATGTGCTTATTAAATAATCCAAATTTTAAGGGTTCAAAAAAttctttgtataaaatttgcagACATCTTGCGCCCTGAACAGTGTCACAATGCAATGGATGAAGTACTAGATGAACTGCTAGAGGATATAACtttaagtgccttggagacgatcaaataattgcgtcaaacaacacatatgtgttagtgatgttcaatcatgtgttgcccgcaaacgttcaaattaacacgtcaaacatcagtttagttttgagctcgtaacgaacggtcatcatgtcatcgtcggatgatgatgatctattattggcatgtgctgcaattcttatgaaaaaaaaaattctcaatttttgtattattttatattatttagtttattttattatatttgattttacttaattttattttattattttaatttattttattatttcatttcatttcatttcatttcatttcatttcatttcatttcatttcatttcatttcatttcatttcatttcatttcatttcatttcatttcatttcatttcatttcatttcattttattttattttattttatttatttatttattttatttatttattttatttatttatttattttatttattttattttattttatttattttattttatttatttattttatttaatttaatttaatttaatttaatttaatttaatttaatttaaatttatttattttattttatttttttgtttattttattttattttatattgttttatattattttattttattttattttattaaattttttttattttatttatttattttatttttatttaatttaatttatttattttattttattttttttattttattttattttatttctttattttattttatattattttatttaattttatttttttattttattttattttttattttatttattttttattttatttttttttatttaattttatttttttatttaattttattttttattttattttattttatttttttattttattttattttttccgcttcgcttTACTTCACATATCTATGccctctcagcttgaaatcttccctgcaaatgagctcatgcttgtcaaacaacgatcaaattatcgtccgtcaaatagaaatatcaaaattttttgattttcatcaaacagagccgacaacaagtaggtgtagcgtacgtgtagccgacgagagccgacgacaccaacacacttaaagtgtttgacgcaattatttgatcgtctccaaggcactttaaTCATCTGTAGTAGACGGGGAAATGAACTACATGTTCCGAAATCTATTCATTGGCGAGAAAATGTTCTGTGTTGCTTTGACGATGGAAGATTTTTACAAATGCTGCGCGTCAGCAAATGCCAATTCGCTCATCTCctagaaatattttctaatgatATGAACTTTACTAATTCAAGTTTACAAATACCTGTAGATTTGCAACTCGCAATCGTATTGCTCCGATTAGCTTCATCGGGTGAAAGTTTTTGAATAAACTACCCCAATTCATTCATTGGCCTGGACCGGTAGAGCGCCGGGAACTTGTTTTCCAAACATTCTGCGAATTACCATATTGCATTGGTTACATTGACGGTAGCGAGATTAAACTGGTCGAAAAACCGACTAAAAATCATAATAACCtacataactcaaacttttgaattggcaatagcgatTAGAaatcaactttcatacaaaattccttccataactcaaacttccttaactcgaacttttgaatgggcaatagagtgcaactttcatacaaattaccttccataaatcgtactttttggtcaggacataatacaaaatttaaaattttaccatcgaggcagaattttaaaagattgcCTCTGTATTGTATGGAGGCAagcgaaaaatataatattacacatatagattgcataaatcttctaacaaatctatattttacagctttttgaaaatttatatgttttaatgaaagttctataactcgaagtttttttgtggattatggtgattcgagttagagaagttccaccgtATTTagatcataaaatttttcacgTTGTAGCTCTTGATCAAAAACGTCGTGCATTGGGTGACTGGGCGCGGTTATTCCTAATTGATGTAATAGCTTGTTTGACATCATCAAGCACATATCCTCAACTGAAATTAATGCTTCATTGTAAATTACTTCacttatttgtaattttggATTCCATGTTCTATTAcgtattgtaaacaaaatatcgTCACACGCATTATCTTTGTATTTTAACCACAAATCAATTGGTTTTGATGGGAAGCATGTTGAAATGATAATGAAAAACAATGTTCGTATTTGATGAGCTCGTGATGAAATTGCTGATTCATTGAGAATTTGATCCCAATGTGCATCGTTTTCTAGCGATTGCAAACGAAGACAGGCTTCTCTGTAAGGTCCAAGTAGTAGATGGTTGTTGGTGAGCTCTTTGTATTGCATTCTGAGATGTGAAAAATACTCTTTGTCCATTTTCCAAGTGCACGGCTAAGTGAACTGAAATTCGCCATTTGGTATTAGGTTACCTACGTTACGTattcacatgtatgtatgtacttgataGATTTGACTGAATGGCAAGATTCAACATAGATGTGAGCTTTAAAAGTTGTGGATTAGATCGGTGAATATGGAACAACCCAACGAttatctatttaaatatttgctggTTGACAATTGTTGATCTTCCTTTGTTTGCTAGTGATCGGCGACGATATATCGGATAACCATCACTTCCAGTAATTGTTTCCGATGTTAGTGTCCGTGGATAACGTTTAGAACATTTGTTATCTACCGTGCATTTTGATTAAGTATCAAACCATGTATCATGTTTTTGACAACTACCTCATGTATGCCAGGATCTATGTACTTGTCCATTAGGGATTTCAGCTGATATAATTTCATCAACTACATTTGACCTAATTTTTTGAACCAACGAAATCAAAATGTGTACATGCGGCAATCCACGTGTCTTCCACTCTATAGAATACATCCAGCAGCGTGCCTCACCATACATACAATGTTCTACAATGAAATCCATTAAAGATTTCAACTTTTGTCTGAAGACTCTTGCTGTAATGTCATGACGGATCAATGGGTGATTGGCCAGGGATAAACGCATGTTTAATTTCTATCCATTATGGATTGCATGTAAACGTAATGAACAAATCTGCTGTGCCATAGTGACGAACATAGGACATAGCATCTTGAGCATATTCATGCATACGCCGAGGACTTCCGATATAGGTTGTAGGAAGTATAGTCAGCCTGCCAACATTTTCTGCATTTCCATGAGATCGAAGTTTGGTCTGATTTAACCTGATGAATGTTAATCTTTCAGTCTCAatcttaacatacatacatatcaacaaCACATTTGTGACATAATCGCCGGCATTTCAATAAGTGACTGCCTTCATTTTCTCTGATCATTAGGCGGTATGAATAATAGTTCATTGAACTaacttttttgttaatttcaaaACCTGTAATTGGATTTATCATCTTGATTGAGAAATCGTGGCCATCTTCACCTTGCCAAAATATAACGGGATATTGCAGAGCATCATAtgctctttaaagcctaacaataagagttgttttggtgaaacgttgctctttagacgtgattgataacaggatggtactaaagcattagccaatgggtttgggtggtcacggagtttagatatatatttcaatctgctgtcctctact containing:
- the LOC128921460 gene encoding putative nuclease HARBI1 isoform X2 — translated: MISEIQRKKEDEIMEDFSFALAAAAYFRYGSTFVHHSVPKSPNFLIDVLPHLDENRFREIVRVSKTTFDFIIDLIKDDEVFNGPRSCKQFPIQIQLAVVMYRLGSCGEGATITKIASLFGISDGGVIQVMTNRVFDAIIKRKTQFLFWPDPVERRALVVQTLSELPHCVGYVDGTEIKLAEKPTVDCEAYFSRKHIYSLKAQCVCDHKLVIRHMVLGYPGSVHDARIYNNCELSTNATEMLTGSEWLAADSAYKLTSTLITPFRINATEGTLNQRILFNRTFSQYRIRIEHCFGLLKERFNSLKELKIQIKSDNSVKFACRWILVCAILHNIILKENDGGFDVDEESISENSEVDEPGDQNLPTVEGASKRLSLLSLMET
- the LOC128921460 gene encoding putative nuclease HARBI1 isoform X1, whose translation is MNALQILCVNATYLCIKQLFGCQNIKMPKVSEKAKFIQLCEKSLVFDLLMLELFGKHDEIQRKKEDEIMEDFSFALAAAAYFRYGSTFVHHSVPKSPNFLIDVLPHLDENRFREIVRVSKTTFDFIIDLIKDDEVFNGPRSCKQFPIQIQLAVVMYRLGSCGEGATITKIASLFGISDGGVIQVMTNRVFDAIIKRKTQFLFWPDPVERRALVVQTLSELPHCVGYVDGTEIKLAEKPTVDCEAYFSRKHIYSLKAQCVCDHKLVIRHMVLGYPGSVHDARIYNNCELSTNATEMLTGSEWLAADSAYKLTSTLITPFRINATEGTLNQRILFNRTFSQYRIRIEHCFGLLKERFNSLKELKIQIKSDNSVKFACRWILVCAILHNIILKENDGGFDVDEESISENSEVDEPGDQNLPTVEGASKRLSLLSLMET